tatatatattttatgaaaatttgtgacagaatactatgtgagatttgaaattttgtttactttattgatggtaaaacagcatgcaaattgctaaaaggactttattaattttagatttaaacaccgttattttgttggcattttgtctaaagtttggtgaggaaggactgtatgcaatatatcaaataattttttattgcattataatttgtccttgcaaatccctttttttacaccttagataaaaaattctgtcagaggcacaatttattgtttatttctcacattgtgtgtcaacctttggcaaggtttgcaataaactaactgattttaacatatacaatgagagagatttgtgtttgacattgatcagcttttttgtatatatgtggcgttttgagtgatttaaattttatgggtgagatgtatgttgaaatgcttttggaaacttctttccgaataattttcgcatttgtcatatggtcagagcaagtaattttagtagatttagattttaaatgtcacataaatactgcagttgttgaaaacctttaatttttttggtcatttatataataatgcagatgtaagatgcgcactgctgtattgtttgttttttgatggacatatatctgctacataaattaaatggaatacagtggattctaccacgggaaacagctagtattgTATTAATGAAAAGAAGGATTCTGAATTTCAATTTCTATTGAGCTAAAATAAAGTTTCTCCGCGCAGCAAATAAAATGCtactataaaaaaatactaCTCTTACTAGTAAAAATCCTGAAAGATAAAATAGAACCAATAAGCAATAAACTTTATTTCTGCAAGAATGATTTAAACTCTAAAAGTTTATGGATTGAATGTTTTCTTCATATTTCCAAGaattgcatataaaaaaaataatcgaatGCAACATATCAGAACTTTTCACATGCCAAAAACTAAACTGAAAAATTCTGGTTGTAACAATAACACttagaaatttttttgcttGGCAAAATAAAAGCCAGTTAACTTTGAGAACTTAACTGTTTGCTGATGTGTAAAACTTTATTAATCATGATGTAACCGCGCTTTAAGTTTTGTTTTTCTGACATATGTGAATTGCATAGACCTAAAATGTGGTTGGTGATTTGTCCATAGAAAGAGAGTTGAATGGGGATTGGGTAAAATATTTTACGcattaataagataaaaaaaaaaaaaatacagagtAGTATTCTGCTGGCGACTTCTTATTTGCTAAAATTTGTTTCATTAATCTACGAACAAAATTTAGCAGCGGTAAAAATAAATTCACACCCACATTTTTTACGTTctcttttttaatacttttaagaacatttttttttattttgtcaataCTTATCATATGAATACGAGATGTACTAGAATCAAAACAACTAAGCTTCATTTCAAATACTATTCCCTACCCCGAAATAATCAACTCATATTATACaaggaaaatataaattatatattgattttcaccccaaaaatattattatatttattttgtttaatcaTCAGATTCATCTCCATAAGGTCCATATCCTCTAGAAATTCCATTTGCAATAGATCCACGTATTCCAAGACCTGATCGGATTCTTACTAATCCGTGTCTTCCAAGACCACCTCCAACAAGAGTATTTTTGCCAACCAAGCCTCGCCCACCAAGACCTGATCCAATGATTCCTCTGCCTCCAGCTAACCCATATCCTCCGTATCCTTTACCTACAACTAAACCACGTCCGGCTAATTCTATACCTCTAAGACCTGATCCAACAAGGAGTTTGCGTCCTCCTAATCGCTGTCCTCCATTGATTCCAGCCCTTCCTAATTTACCAATACCGGAACCAACAGTAAATCTGTTACCACCTCGGATACCAACCTTAGCTAGTCCGCCTAAGCCTCCCAAGACACGTCCTCCGACGATTCCACTGCCTCGTCTGATTCCATACCGAGCGTTTCCGTAACCAGAATATCCGTAACCACTGCGTCCGTAAGATCCGTATACGCTTGGATCACTTTCTTCATCCTCTTCGTCTTCATCCTCTGTCATTTCGTTGCTTTCATCCCAATATGACCCATATCCAACAGAAACTCCTTTTCCAGTTCCAATAGATCCGCGTACTCCAAGAGCAGATCGACCTCCAACTAAACCGTGTCCTCTAAGGCCGGCTCCAAGATGCCCCCTTTTTCCAACTAAACCTCGCCCAACAAGACCTGATCCAATGATTCCTCCGCGTCCAGCCAGTCCGTATCCTCCGTATCCTTTACCTCCAACTAAACCACGTCCAGCTAATCCTATACCTGCAAGACCTGATCCAACAAGGATTTGGCGTCCTCCTAATCGTCGTTCTCCAATGATTCCAACACTTCCTAATTTACCAATACCGGAACCAACATTGATTCTGTTACGACTTCCTAAGACACGTCTTCCGACAATTCCACTGCCTCGTCTGATTCCATAACGAGAGTTTCCGTAACCAGAATATCTGTAACCACTGCGGCGATATGGTGTGTATACGCTAGGGTCATTTTCTTGGTCGTCATCTTCTTCGTCCTCATCCTCTGTCATTTCGCTTTCATCCATTTCTGGATCCTCGTTTTGATCGATTAAATCGTCcactaaaattaaaaactctTTATGCAAATGTTGTCTCTTAACATTTTACTTCCATCAAGGCGTTTTACGTTTTAAATCTTTGATGTAAGCCTAAAAACGCACCTGCATCGGCAATGTCTTTTGTTTCTTCCTCTCTATTTGCTAATGtgataaagaaaaattataaataattcatcATTATAAAAGTAGAAGCAAATTGATTGTGTTTTGAAGATAAGGTCTTAGGACAAGTTTTTTTCCAAGTTGCGAATTATGCGTTTTAACGAGTTACACTTTTCGAACTTTATAGCAAGAAATTTTAGACTATGGAATTGGGTTATAAACCaacattcttttctttttgtatttacGGATAATTGAAAAACTTAAATTATCATGACTGCAATacaatggaaaaataataaGATTAAAAGCAGCCTACCAAATGTTGTTCCCAGCAAGAAACATAACAGTAAAATTACAATCTTCATTTTGGATCtcctaaaataaatattttaattatataaTAGAACAGTACGAGCTCCTCTATTATCCTCGGGAGTTTTTTTGTTGAGATGCGCTAACTGCGTCTATCTGTCTGTATTTTTGATTAATTAATTCTCAATTTTAAGGTGCTGTTGCTAGCATTTATAATTTATTCTCTCCCCTTTATTGAAATTGACAATCAGTTTTTTTCGATCAGAGCGATGAATTTTACGGTTTATTGCATTGtcttattttatgttttagtcTCTAcaagtggattttttttaatggaaCTAAAAATTAGCTTTAGCTATGATAACTATCATTTTGTTTCAAAAGCAAAATATTGATGGAC
Above is a window of Hydractinia symbiolongicarpus strain clone_291-10 chromosome 3, HSymV2.1, whole genome shotgun sequence DNA encoding:
- the LOC130635918 gene encoding uncharacterized protein LOC130635918 produces the protein MDESEMTEDEDEEDDDQENDPSVYTPYRRSGYRYSGYGNSRYGIRRGSGIVGRRVLGSRNRINVGSGIGKLGSVGIIGERRLGGRQILVGSGLAGIGLAGRGLVGGKGYGGYGLAGRGGIIGSGLVGRGLVGKRGHLGAGLRGHGLVGGRSALGVRGSIGTGKGVSVGYGSYWDESNEMTEDEDEEDEESDPSVYGSYGRSGYGYSGYGNARYGIRRGSGIVGGRVLGGLGGLAKVGIRGGNRFTVGSGIGKLGRAGINGGQRLGGRKLLVGSGLRGIELAGRGLVVGKGYGGYGLAGGRGIIGSGLGGRGLVGKNTLVGGRSALGVRGSIGTGKGVSVGYGSYWDESNEMTEDEDEEDEESDPSVYGSYGRSVYGYSGYGNARYGIRRGSGIVGGRVLGGLGGLAKVGIRGGSRFTVGSGIGKLGRAGIIGGQRLGGRKLLVGSGLGGIGLAGRGLVVGKGYGGYGLAGGRGIIGSGLGGRGLLGKNTLVGGGLGRHGLVGIRSGLGIRGSIANGKGISRGYGPYGDESDD